In Sphaeramia orbicularis chromosome 7, fSphaOr1.1, whole genome shotgun sequence, one genomic interval encodes:
- the mul1 gene encoding mitochondrial ubiquitin ligase activator of NFKB 1, which yields MDSSGKPSTAQIVVLATSSALTAIFYSIYKSRATTVARLKDAKKISIDQDLKSILSETPGRCVPYAVIEGVVRSVKETLNSQFVDNCKGVIERLTLKEKKMVWNRTTHLWNDTEKVIHQRTNTVPFALGSHDEDITATVRVIRPLDAAELDLETTYENFHPTVQSLSNVIGHFISGERPKGIHETEEMLRLGENITGVGELVLDNNLIKLQPPKQGFCFFLSRLDYESLLGKQESSVRLWRILTIVFGFAACSTLLFILWKRYVHHRQSKKERSMLEEFKEQQRKRMRELNIEETAVSPTSCTVCLSRERSCVFLECGHVCACTQCYEALPGPKKCPICRAVIDRVVPLYNS from the exons ATGGACTCCAGTGGAAAACCCTCCACTGCACAGATCGTGGTGTTAGCCACCAGCTCAGCTCTAACAgcaatattttattcaatttacAAGAGCAGAGCCACAACTGTTGCCAGATTAAAG GACGCCAAGAAAATATCCATTGACCAGGATCTGAAGAGCATCCTCTCTGAAACCCCAGGAAGATGTGTACCATATGCTGTCATAGAAG GTGTTGTGAGATCTGTGAAGGAAACGCTGAACAGCCAGTTTGTTGACAACTGCAAAGGAGTAATTGAAAGGCTGACCCTGAAAGAGAAAAAGATGGTGTGGAATCGCACCACTCATCTCTG GAATGACACGGAGAAAGTCATCCACCAACGCACCAACACTGTTCCCTTTGCCCTTGGGTCCCATGATGAAGACATTACTGCCACTGTGCGTGTTATACGCCCACTAGATGCTGCAGAGTTGGACTTAGAAACCACATACGAGAACTTTCATCCCACAGTCCAATCACTGTCCAATGTTATTGGCCACTTCATCAGCGGAGAGCGCCCCAAGGGCATTCACGAAACGGAGGAAATGCTGCGTTTGGGAGAGAACATCACAGGAGTTGGAGAGCTGGTTCTAGATAACAACCTGATCAAACTCCAACCTCCCAAGCAgggcttttgtttttttctcagccgACTGGACTACGAATCCCTTCTGGGGAAGCAGGAGAGTAGTGTGAGACTGTGGAGGATTTTGACTATTGTCTTCGGTTTTGCTGCCTGTTCCACACTTCTCTTCATCCTGTGGAAGCGATACGTGCACCACAGGCAGAGCAAGAAGGAGAGGAGCATGCTTGAGGAGTTCAAAGAGCAGCAGAGGAAACGTATGCGTGAACTCAATATAGAAGAAACTGCCGTGTCCCCGACCAGCTGTACAGTCTGTCTGAGCCGGGAACGGTCCTGTGTGTTTCTAGAATGTGGTCATGTTTGTGCCTGTACTCAGTGCTATGAGGCTTTACCAGGGCCAAAGAAATGTCCCATCTGCAGGGCAGTGATAGACAGGGTGGTTCCCCTTTACAATAGTTAG
- the fam43b gene encoding protein FAM43B: protein MLPWRRNKFVLVEDEAKSKPKSLGTGLTYHSILSSLLRSCPDLLPDCPFDWVGSIFHTKRQKVELNKEDPVYNVRYLGSVVTITAKGDGCTQEAVAKIWARSNYGEQSVKMRLTVGPQGIRMSADKSGKKKPIHLYSLNRITYCAADPCRPKILAWIYRHQVKNMAVVLRCHAVLVSKSEKAQAIAHSLYQNATSAFSEFKRLKRQSDFRHCQQQLLGEEAVPLMPLRRLLNGQCHYRPPADNPGSTTRLCSITEEEEEEEEVEEEGNSSNGNTDVKGSQKQEDVEKHQEQQEKQKVLTTNTDPTQLLSELDLGDIARLEQCQINFVSDSNNNTFTFITSLV from the coding sequence ATGCTGCCCTGGAGACGGAATAAGTTTGTTCTGGTGGAAGATGAGGCCAAGAGTAAACCCAAGAGCTTGGGAACTGGACTGACTTACCACTCCATCCTCTCCTCTCTACTGCGCTCCTGTCCTGACTTGCTGCCTGACTGCCCCTTCGACTGGGTGGGCAGTATCTTCCACACCAAACGCCAAAAGGTGGAACTGAACAAAGAGGATCCTGTTTACAATGTGCGCTACCTGGGAAGTGTTGTTACCATTACAGCTAAGGGAGATGGTTGCACGCAGGAGGCGGTGGCCAAAATATGGGCGAGGAGCAACTATGGGGAGCAGAGTGTCAAGATGAGGTTAACGGTGGGGCCACAAGGCATTCGGATGAGCGCTGACAAATCTGGGAAAAAGAAACCCATCCATCTTTACTCTCTGAACAGAATCACTTACTGTGCTGCTGACCCGTGTCGGCCCAAGATCCTGGCCTGGATCTACAGGCACCAGGTCAAGAACATGGCAGTGGTCCTTCGGTGTCACGCTGTTCTGGTCAGTAAGTCGGAGAAGGCCCAGGCCATCGCCCACAGCCTGTACCAGAACGCCACGTCCGCCTTCAGTGAGTTCAAACGGCTGAAGCGTCAGAGTGATTTCCGGCACTGCCAGCAGCAGCTTCTGGGTGAGGAGGCAGTGCCCCTGATGCCACTGAGGAGGCTGTTGAACGGGCAGTGCCACTATAGACCGCCTGCCGACAACCCAGGGAGTACCACCCGCCTCTGCTCCatcacagaggaagaggaggaggaggaggaggtggaggaggagggcaaCAGTAGCAATGGAAACACAGACGTAAAAGGATCACAGAAGCAAGAGGATGTAGAGAAACACCAAGAGCAGCAGGAGAAACAGAAGGTTTTAACAACAAACACAGACCCGACTCAGTTATTGTCAGAGCTGGACCTTGGGGATATTGCCAGACTGGAGCAGTGCCAAATCAACTTTGTCAGCGACAGCAACAACAACACGTTTACTTTTATCACCTCTCTGGTGTGA